One window of Halopseudomonas maritima genomic DNA carries:
- a CDS encoding DUF4399 domain-containing protein, translated as MQQITHTLAGLLLAGSASLAFAQTAAPEDAKVFFISPSDGATVSSPVTVQFGLEGMGVAPAGVERPGTGHHHLLIDTDTLPPAGQPIPADDNHVHFGGGQTQTSLELPPGKHTLQLIVGDHYHIPLSPSVTSEQITITVE; from the coding sequence ATGCAACAGATCACCCACACTCTCGCCGGACTGCTGCTGGCCGGCAGCGCCAGCCTCGCCTTTGCCCAAACCGCCGCACCGGAAGACGCCAAGGTGTTTTTCATTTCCCCCAGCGACGGCGCGACCGTCAGCTCACCGGTCACTGTGCAGTTTGGCCTGGAGGGCATGGGCGTGGCGCCAGCAGGGGTTGAGCGCCCCGGCACCGGCCACCATCACCTGCTGATCGACACCGACACCCTGCCCCCGGCAGGTCAACCCATTCCGGCCGACGACAACCATGTGCACTTTGGTGGCGGGCAGACCCAGACCAGCCTCGAGTTGCCACCCGGCAAACACACCCTGCAGCTGATTGTCGGCGACCACTACCACATCCCGCTGTCGCCCTCGGTTACTTCCGAGCAGATCACCATCACGGTCGAGTAA
- a CDS encoding NAD-dependent succinate-semialdehyde dehydrogenase, with product MSAPSRLAEPRLFRQQCLVAGNWIDASDGASIEVDNPASGEIIGSVPSLNEAQLNDCITQADQAFANWRKTTALERADLLMRWNDLILKHREDIASLMTLEQGKPLVESRGEVDYAASFIRWFAEEARRVYGETVPGAKPGQHIVVTRQPIGVTAAITPWNFPAAMITRKAGAALAAGCSMIVKPASATPFTALALGVLAEEAGIPAGVFNVVTGKASMISKVLTSSETVRKLSFTGSTSVGSQLMAQCAEHVQKVSLELGGNAPFIVFDDADLDRAVEGAMVCKFRNTGQTCVCANRFLVQNGVHDRFVEKLAEAMGKLKLGDGFAEGVTQSALINRAAVKKVQEHFEDALAKGAKHVAGASPGEAKGNYVEPVLVTGVTPDMQVCADETFGPLAAVIRFDSEEQAIELANDTPYGLAAYFYSTNIHRVWRVADALEAGIIGVNEGAVSNAAAPFGGVKASGLGREGSRHGLDEYTEIKYLCMGGE from the coding sequence ATGTCTGCACCGTCCCGTCTTGCCGAACCCCGCCTGTTTCGCCAGCAATGTCTGGTTGCAGGCAACTGGATTGACGCCAGCGATGGCGCTTCCATTGAGGTGGACAACCCGGCCAGCGGCGAGATTATCGGCAGCGTGCCCAGCCTGAACGAAGCTCAGCTCAACGATTGCATTACCCAGGCCGACCAGGCCTTTGCCAACTGGCGCAAGACCACGGCGCTGGAGCGCGCCGATCTGTTGATGCGCTGGAACGACTTGATCCTCAAGCACCGCGAGGACATCGCCAGCCTGATGACCCTGGAGCAGGGCAAGCCGCTAGTGGAGTCGCGTGGTGAGGTGGATTACGCCGCATCCTTCATCCGCTGGTTTGCCGAGGAGGCGCGGCGCGTTTACGGCGAGACCGTTCCCGGTGCCAAGCCCGGGCAGCACATCGTGGTGACCCGCCAGCCGATTGGCGTGACGGCCGCCATCACGCCCTGGAACTTCCCGGCAGCGATGATTACCCGCAAGGCGGGCGCCGCGCTGGCAGCCGGCTGCTCGATGATCGTCAAACCCGCCAGCGCCACGCCCTTTACCGCGCTGGCGCTGGGTGTACTGGCCGAAGAGGCGGGTATCCCGGCGGGCGTATTCAACGTGGTCACCGGCAAGGCGTCGATGATCAGCAAGGTGCTGACCAGCAGCGAGACAGTGCGCAAGCTGAGCTTTACCGGCTCGACCAGCGTCGGCAGCCAGCTGATGGCCCAATGCGCCGAGCATGTGCAAAAGGTATCGCTGGAGCTGGGCGGCAACGCGCCCTTTATCGTCTTTGATGACGCTGATCTGGACCGTGCGGTAGAAGGCGCTATGGTCTGCAAGTTTCGCAATACCGGCCAGACCTGCGTCTGCGCTAATCGCTTTCTGGTGCAGAACGGCGTGCACGATCGCTTTGTCGAGAAGCTGGCCGAGGCCATGGGCAAGCTCAAGCTGGGTGACGGCTTTGCAGAGGGCGTCACCCAGTCCGCGCTGATTAATCGGGCAGCGGTGAAAAAGGTGCAGGAACACTTTGAAGATGCGCTGGCCAAGGGCGCCAAGCATGTTGCTGGCGCATCACCCGGCGAGGCCAAGGGTAACTACGTTGAGCCCGTACTGGTGACCGGCGTGACCCCGGACATGCAGGTCTGCGCCGACGAAACCTTCGGTCCGCTGGCGGCGGTGATTCGCTTCGACAGCGAGGAGCAGGCCATCGAGCTGGCCAACGATACGCCTTACGGGCTGGCCGCCTACTTCTACAGCACCAACATCCACCGCGTCTGGCGCGTTGCCGATGCGCTGGAGGCCGGGATTATCGGCGTCAACGAGGGGGCGGTGTCCAATGCCGCAGCGCCCTTCGGCGGGGTCAAGGCCAGCGGCCTGGGCCGCGAGGGCTCGCGTCACGGGCTGGATGAGTACACCGAAATCAAGTACCTGTGCATGGGTGGGGAATAA
- a CDS encoding isocitrate/isopropylmalate dehydrogenase family protein, giving the protein MAEPRRIALMPGDGIGQEVMTAAAEVLQALDKQTPLGLTWDWLEWPSTDWHRRHGEMMPVDAMTQVQAYDALLMGALGDPGPLTDAGRYCLPDSVSLSPLLQFRKGLGLWACERPARLLPGAPQYLADARAAEVDMLVIRENSEGEYVNQGGRLHRGTSDEVATQLEVFTRRATERLIRHAFVRARERLEARGAETRHFHCADKGRAGAQVCLITKRNAQPYWGDMYTEVFAEIAAAFPEIGVHHELVDAACMKFVQCPWTFDVVVASNLHGDILTDLAAVLSGGLGLAPSCNINPDSRAMPALFEPTHGSAPDIAGQGLANPAAMLLTTALMLDWVGCAQAAERLRQAVAKDLATTAGQRRTCRDVTAGVIAALH; this is encoded by the coding sequence ATGGCTGAGCCACGGCGCATCGCCCTGATGCCCGGCGACGGCATTGGTCAGGAGGTCATGACCGCCGCTGCCGAGGTGCTGCAGGCGCTGGATAAGCAAACGCCACTGGGCCTGACCTGGGATTGGCTGGAGTGGCCCTCGACCGACTGGCACCGGCGGCATGGCGAGATGATGCCGGTCGATGCCATGACCCAGGTGCAGGCTTACGACGCGCTGTTGATGGGCGCGCTGGGCGACCCGGGGCCGCTGACTGATGCAGGCCGCTACTGCCTGCCCGACAGCGTTTCGCTGTCGCCGCTGCTGCAGTTTCGCAAGGGCTTGGGGTTGTGGGCCTGCGAGCGGCCGGCCCGGTTGCTGCCCGGCGCGCCCCAGTATCTGGCCGATGCGCGCGCCGCCGAGGTCGACATGCTGGTGATTCGCGAGAATAGCGAGGGCGAGTACGTTAATCAGGGCGGTCGCCTGCACCGGGGCACGTCCGATGAGGTTGCCACCCAGCTGGAGGTATTTACCCGCCGCGCTACCGAGCGACTGATTCGCCATGCTTTTGTCCGCGCCCGTGAGCGGCTGGAGGCGCGGGGGGCAGAGACGCGGCACTTTCACTGCGCAGACAAGGGCCGTGCTGGTGCACAGGTATGCCTGATTACCAAGCGCAATGCCCAGCCCTACTGGGGCGATATGTACACCGAGGTGTTTGCCGAGATTGCCGCCGCGTTCCCCGAGATAGGTGTGCACCATGAGCTGGTTGACGCGGCCTGCATGAAGTTTGTGCAGTGCCCCTGGACCTTTGACGTGGTGGTGGCGAGCAACTTGCATGGAGACATTCTGACGGATCTGGCCGCCGTGCTCTCGGGCGGACTGGGGCTGGCGCCGTCGTGCAATATCAATCCGGACAGCCGTGCCATGCCCGCGCTGTTCGAACCCACACATGGCAGTGCGCCGGATATCGCCGGCCAGGGGCTCGCAAACCCTGCTGCCATGCTGCTCACCACAGCCCTGATGCTGGACTGGGTGGGCTGCGCACAGGCTGCCGAACGCCTGCGCCAAGCGGTTGCCAAGGATCTGGCGACCACAGCTGGCCAGCGGCGGACCTGTCGGGATGTGACTGCCGGCGTGATTGCCGCGCTGCACTGA
- a CDS encoding aspartate aminotransferase family protein yields the protein MHHLSPLLKQASQVCVDHGEGSWLVDTDGRRYLDFTSGIGVTSTGHCHPTVVAAAQAQVGRVIHAQYTTVAHRPMLELTDALAERMPEGIDSVAFANSGSESVEAALRLARQATGRANIIVFDGGFHGRTMAAASLTTSGTKVRTGFHPMMAGVVVSPFPHAYRYGWSEEQATEFALRELDHILKTRTAPSDTAAMLIEPVQGEFGYYPANTAFMQGLAERCRQHGILLICDEIQAGYGRTGRFWSHNHFDVTPDIVITAKGLASGFPLSAIAASEALMSKGLAGSQGGTYGANAVACAAALATLEVIDKEQLVANAAEQGELLTERLLGLRQRFPMIDTLRGKGLMQGMEIADDYRTPRGDLAARLTSAAEDEGLLLLRCGTDGQIVRWLPPLTVSSAEVDEAVQRFSRALEQVAA from the coding sequence ATGCACCATTTGTCACCGCTGCTCAAGCAGGCCAGCCAGGTCTGTGTCGATCACGGCGAAGGTAGCTGGCTGGTCGATACCGACGGTCGGCGCTATCTGGACTTCACCTCCGGTATCGGTGTGACCAGCACCGGCCATTGTCATCCCACCGTGGTCGCCGCCGCCCAGGCGCAGGTTGGCCGCGTGATTCACGCCCAGTACACCACGGTTGCTCACCGGCCCATGCTGGAGCTGACCGATGCGTTGGCCGAACGCATGCCCGAGGGCATTGATTCGGTGGCCTTCGCCAACTCCGGCTCCGAGTCGGTAGAGGCGGCCCTGCGCTTGGCACGGCAGGCCACCGGTCGCGCCAATATCATCGTGTTTGATGGTGGCTTTCACGGTCGCACCATGGCCGCCGCCTCCCTCACCACCTCTGGTACCAAGGTGCGCACCGGCTTTCACCCGATGATGGCCGGAGTGGTGGTATCTCCGTTTCCGCATGCCTACCGCTACGGCTGGAGCGAGGAGCAGGCCACCGAGTTTGCCCTGCGCGAGCTCGACCACATTCTGAAAACCCGCACTGCGCCCAGCGACACCGCCGCCATGCTGATCGAGCCGGTGCAGGGCGAGTTCGGCTACTACCCGGCCAACACAGCCTTTATGCAGGGCCTGGCCGAGCGCTGTCGGCAGCATGGCATCTTGCTGATCTGCGACGAGATTCAGGCCGGTTACGGGCGTACCGGGCGCTTCTGGAGTCACAACCACTTTGACGTGACCCCGGACATCGTGATTACCGCCAAGGGGCTGGCCAGCGGCTTTCCGCTGTCGGCCATTGCCGCCTCCGAAGCATTGATGAGCAAGGGGCTGGCAGGCTCCCAGGGCGGCACTTATGGCGCCAACGCCGTGGCCTGCGCCGCTGCGCTGGCGACGCTGGAGGTGATCGACAAGGAGCAACTGGTGGCCAACGCAGCGGAGCAGGGTGAGCTACTGACCGAGCGGCTGCTGGGTCTGCGCCAGCGTTTCCCGATGATAGATACGCTGCGTGGCAAGGGGCTGATGCAAGGCATGGAGATTGCCGACGATTACCGCACCCCGCGCGGTGATCTGGCCGCGCGCCTGACCAGCGCCGCGGAGGACGAGGGCTTATTGCTGCTGCGCTGCGGCACCGACGGGCAAATTGTCCGCTGGTTGCCGCCGCTGACGGTCAGCAGCGCGGAGGTAGACGAAGCGGTGCAGCGTTTCAGTCGGGCCCTCGAACAGGTGGCGGCATGA
- a CDS encoding D-2-hydroxyacid dehydrogenase translates to MTRILVLVAPGEEALPGLDELPTTVELRTVSDEADLRLHLPQTDVLVVTDFRTGLLEGCWPAEHNIRWVHATSAGVDALMFPALWDSDVLLTNARGVFDLGIAEYVLGAVLMHAKDSLGNLRLQRQHQWQHRETALAARQQALVIGAGSIGSEVARLLAALDIEVTGIARTAREAPHFTRVLASDQLDAVLPGADVVIITAPLTEDTRGLINRDRLALMRSDALLVNVGRGAIVVTDDLVAALQQRQLGAAVLDVVDPEPLPEGHALWDMPNVMLSAHMAGDFIGWRRALGEQFMANLHRWLADEPLHNRVNRGK, encoded by the coding sequence ATGACGCGGATCCTGGTGCTGGTTGCCCCCGGCGAGGAAGCCTTGCCGGGGCTTGACGAGCTGCCCACCACGGTGGAGTTGCGCACGGTCAGCGATGAGGCGGATCTGCGCCTGCACCTGCCGCAGACCGATGTACTGGTGGTCACCGACTTTCGCACCGGGTTGCTCGAAGGCTGCTGGCCAGCCGAGCACAACATTCGTTGGGTGCATGCCACCAGTGCCGGGGTCGATGCCTTGATGTTCCCGGCGCTGTGGGACAGCGATGTGCTGCTCACCAATGCCCGAGGGGTGTTTGATCTGGGCATTGCCGAATACGTACTGGGCGCGGTGCTGATGCATGCCAAGGACAGCCTCGGCAACCTGCGGCTGCAGCGTCAGCACCAGTGGCAGCACCGCGAAACCGCGCTGGCCGCGCGTCAGCAGGCTTTGGTTATCGGTGCCGGCTCAATCGGCAGCGAAGTGGCCAGGCTGTTGGCGGCACTGGATATCGAGGTGACCGGCATCGCCCGTACGGCACGGGAAGCGCCGCACTTTACCCGCGTGCTGGCTAGCGACCAGCTGGACGCGGTGTTGCCCGGGGCGGACGTGGTGATCATTACCGCGCCGCTGACCGAGGACACGCGCGGGCTGATTAACCGTGATCGCCTAGCGCTGATGCGTAGCGATGCGCTGCTGGTGAATGTAGGGCGCGGCGCCATTGTGGTTACCGACGATCTGGTCGCGGCTCTCCAGCAGCGTCAGCTCGGCGCTGCGGTACTGGATGTTGTTGACCCCGAGCCATTGCCCGAAGGGCATGCACTCTGGGACATGCCCAACGTGATGCTGTCGGCGCACATGGCCGGTGATTTCATCGGCTGGCGCCGCGCGCTGGGTGAGCAGTTCATGGCCAATCTGCACCGCTGGCTGGCCGATGAGCCCCTGCACAACCGTGTGAACAGGGGGAAATAG
- a CDS encoding amidase, which translates to MSDEILAMTAMQLRAHFSDRQLSPVDVASAMLDQIERLDSHTNGFCLVDRETSLALARESEQRYSAGTPQGLLDGVPVAVKDVFLTPMWPTLKGSHTVDPQSTLGKTGACTAALARHGYVPIGKTTTPELGWKGVTDNPVDGVTNNPWNPDKTSGGSSGGSGVAVALGMAPLALGTDAGGSIRIPSAFCGIVGLKPSFGEVPHWPSSPFGTLAHAGPMTWTVEDCALMMNVLTEADHRDTNAVPRRNIDYLAELSGGVKGLKIAYSPNLGYVDVDPEVEAAVAEAAKVFADLGAEVVRVDPGFSDPLAAFGHLFYGGAANAIRDLGPKKRALMDPELIKVAEKASRLSMLDYMGAMNESMALRERMAAFHQKYDLLLTPTLPLTAFKTGREVPEDWPSTRWPTWTPFTYPFNMTGQPGLSVPCGFDSKGLPIGLQLVGARFNDAVVLRAGHAYQQAAPLTDRRPDLFNAAQE; encoded by the coding sequence ATGTCCGACGAAATTCTGGCAATGACGGCGATGCAGTTGCGGGCACATTTTTCCGACCGCCAGCTCTCGCCCGTCGACGTGGCCAGCGCCATGCTGGACCAGATCGAACGGCTAGACAGTCACACCAACGGTTTTTGCCTGGTGGACCGCGAGACCAGCCTGGCGCTGGCGCGCGAGTCAGAGCAGCGCTACAGCGCGGGCACGCCGCAGGGGCTGCTGGATGGCGTACCGGTGGCGGTCAAGGATGTCTTTCTCACTCCCATGTGGCCAACCCTCAAAGGCTCCCATACCGTTGACCCGCAAAGCACGCTGGGCAAAACCGGCGCCTGCACTGCCGCCTTGGCACGTCACGGCTATGTGCCCATCGGCAAGACCACCACACCTGAGCTGGGCTGGAAGGGCGTGACCGACAACCCGGTTGACGGCGTGACCAACAACCCCTGGAACCCTGATAAAACCTCCGGCGGCTCCTCGGGTGGCAGCGGTGTGGCGGTGGCGCTGGGCATGGCGCCGCTGGCGCTCGGCACCGACGCGGGCGGCTCCATCCGTATTCCTTCTGCGTTCTGCGGCATTGTCGGGCTCAAGCCTTCTTTCGGTGAAGTGCCGCACTGGCCCTCCAGCCCGTTCGGCACCCTGGCCCATGCCGGCCCGATGACCTGGACCGTGGAAGACTGCGCGCTGATGATGAACGTGCTGACCGAAGCCGATCATCGAGATACCAACGCGGTGCCACGGCGCAACATTGATTATCTGGCTGAGCTGAGTGGCGGCGTCAAAGGCCTGAAGATCGCCTACAGCCCTAATCTCGGCTACGTGGATGTAGACCCTGAAGTAGAAGCAGCGGTTGCCGAGGCGGCCAAGGTGTTCGCCGACCTGGGCGCCGAGGTGGTGCGGGTCGACCCCGGTTTCAGTGATCCGCTGGCCGCCTTTGGCCATCTGTTTTACGGCGGCGCGGCCAATGCCATTCGCGACCTCGGGCCCAAGAAGCGTGCGCTGATGGATCCGGAGCTGATCAAGGTCGCGGAGAAGGCGTCGCGCCTGAGCATGCTCGATTACATGGGTGCGATGAACGAGTCCATGGCGCTGCGTGAGCGCATGGCGGCCTTCCATCAGAAGTACGACCTGCTGCTGACGCCAACCCTGCCGCTGACCGCCTTCAAGACCGGGCGCGAGGTGCCGGAAGACTGGCCCAGCACCCGCTGGCCGACCTGGACGCCCTTTACCTACCCCTTCAACATGACCGGTCAGCCGGGGCTGTCGGTCCCCTGCGGCTTTGATAGCAAGGGCTTGCCGATTGGCCTGCAGCTGGTCGGTGCGCGCTTTAACGATGCGGTGGTGCTGCGCGCTGGCCATGCCTACCAGCAGGCGGCGCCGCTGACCGATCGCCGTCCGGACCTGTTCAACGCTGCACAGGAGTAA
- a CDS encoding pyridoxal phosphate-dependent aminotransferase: MPLGSSDIDLYESEDPIWNPALLTIPIPGIRKMVNLASTMDDVIHLSIGQPDLPAPETVVEASVEALRAGQTGYTMDAGLPELLESLAEYYSERYQRPLTPDNIMITTGATEAIYLALTAVAAPGRHFIVPDPAFMLYAPLIRMNGGEVTEITTRAENHHQLDPQEVIDAIEPHTHAIVLNSPSNPTGTLYPRETLEAILEEAAYRGIHVISDEVYDHLIYDGREYPSVLSCCSDLDHVMVVSSFSKTYSMAGMRIGWLIGSQAAIKKLRRYHMFTTTVANTPFQWAGVAALRSGGAFIEEMLSEYTRRRDRLVELVEQTPHLTGYKPEGAFYLFPALPEGVNGTNVALRLLKETGVCTIPGETFGNSCSNALRLSYSTSLERIERAFERIIPWMEKQDFD; the protein is encoded by the coding sequence ATGCCACTGGGAAGCTCCGACATTGACCTGTACGAATCGGAAGATCCGATCTGGAACCCGGCGCTGCTGACCATCCCGATTCCCGGTATCCGCAAGATGGTTAACCTGGCGTCTACCATGGACGATGTTATTCATCTGTCCATTGGGCAGCCTGACCTGCCGGCGCCCGAGACCGTGGTGGAAGCCTCGGTTGAGGCGCTGCGCGCCGGGCAGACCGGTTACACCATGGATGCCGGCTTGCCCGAGCTGCTGGAGTCGTTGGCCGAGTACTACAGCGAGCGCTATCAGCGGCCGCTGACGCCGGACAACATCATGATCACCACCGGCGCGACCGAGGCGATCTATCTGGCGTTGACCGCAGTGGCGGCACCGGGTCGCCACTTTATCGTGCCCGATCCGGCATTCATGCTGTATGCACCGCTGATTCGCATGAACGGTGGCGAGGTGACCGAGATCACCACCCGTGCCGAAAACCACCACCAGCTTGATCCGCAGGAGGTGATCGATGCCATCGAGCCGCACACCCACGCGATTGTGCTCAACTCACCAAGCAACCCGACCGGCACGCTTTACCCCCGTGAGACGCTCGAAGCAATCCTGGAGGAGGCAGCCTATCGCGGTATTCATGTGATCAGCGATGAGGTTTACGACCACCTGATCTATGACGGCCGTGAGTATCCCTCGGTGCTGTCGTGCTGCAGCGATCTGGACCATGTGATGGTGGTCAGCAGTTTCTCCAAAACCTACAGCATGGCCGGGATGCGCATCGGCTGGCTGATCGGCAGTCAGGCGGCGATCAAAAAGCTGCGGCGCTACCACATGTTCACCACCACAGTGGCCAACACGCCGTTTCAGTGGGCGGGGGTAGCGGCGCTGCGCAGCGGCGGTGCCTTTATCGAGGAGATGCTCAGCGAGTACACCCGGCGGCGCGACCGGCTGGTGGAGCTGGTGGAGCAAACGCCGCACCTGACCGGATACAAGCCCGAAGGGGCCTTCTACCTTTTCCCGGCGCTGCCAGAAGGGGTCAATGGCACCAACGTGGCGCTGCGGCTGCTGAAGGAAACCGGCGTGTGTACCATTCCCGGCGAGACCTTCGGCAACAGTTGCAGCAACGCTTTGCGGCTGAGTTATTCAACCTCGCTGGAGCGGATCGAGCGTGCCTTTGAGCGGATTATTCCGTGGATGGAGAAGCAGGATTTTGATTAG